A section of the Spirosoma pollinicola genome encodes:
- a CDS encoding glycosyltransferase family 2 protein gives MSLLLSIVMPAYNEEEVIETVVKQWTDLLTRQFPADNTRLIVVNDGSRDKTGAILDQIKNRYPKLMVVHQPNGGHGNAVVNGYRQAVALDSAYVFQTDSDDQFVADDFAKLWAKRDDSPFILGYREERYDAPARLLITKILRLSIAFIYGTYIMDSNIPFRLIRGTFLRKLLAQLPDPTPFAPNIFLAVMAKKAGFNTFDIPITHKERLTGTVSILKWKLLKVCIQSFKELAQFRFELSGKVKALKKPEPVTA, from the coding sequence ATGAGTCTCCTGCTGTCAATTGTAATGCCGGCTTACAACGAAGAAGAAGTTATCGAAACTGTTGTCAAGCAGTGGACTGATTTGTTGACCCGCCAATTTCCTGCCGATAATACACGTCTTATTGTCGTTAATGACGGTTCTCGCGACAAAACAGGAGCCATATTAGATCAAATCAAGAATCGCTATCCTAAACTTATGGTTGTGCATCAGCCCAATGGCGGGCATGGTAACGCTGTTGTCAATGGGTATCGGCAAGCGGTTGCGCTGGATTCTGCATACGTGTTTCAGACCGATAGCGACGACCAGTTTGTTGCTGACGATTTTGCCAAATTATGGGCAAAACGCGATGATTCGCCTTTTATTTTAGGCTATCGTGAGGAACGGTACGATGCACCGGCCCGGCTGCTGATCACGAAAATTCTTCGTTTGAGTATCGCGTTCATTTATGGGACGTATATTATGGATAGCAATATCCCTTTCCGGCTGATTCGAGGTACGTTTCTCCGGAAGCTACTGGCCCAGCTCCCCGATCCAACTCCCTTTGCTCCTAATATTTTTCTTGCGGTTATGGCAAAGAAAGCAGGATTTAACACATTTGATATCCCTATTACCCATAAAGAACGCTTGACGGGTACCGTGTCGATTTTAAAATGGAAGCTTCTTAAAGTGTGTATCCAAAGTTTTAAAGAATTAGCTCAATTCCGGTTTGAACTGAGTGGCAAAGTGAAAGCTCTAAAAAAACCAGAGCCCGTAACCGCTTAA
- a CDS encoding acyltransferase family protein — translation MPTTTSVRSTLNHFRQLDGIRFLAVGMVLFDHWMVGRIDGLPLGALGVTIFFVLSGFLITRILLSSKDKLSSQPNGGLGKYLKTFYIRRTLRIFPIYYLTLFILYLINEPPVRRTIGWLALYGTNIYIAITKSWMGTVDHLWSLAVEEQVYLIFPLLLFYVPRRLVPVTAILMIIGSIGLRYVMYRSRMPWFIEYVSTPTCLDSFGLGAIMAYGWLYRREWLVRIFSPATGVWLSIACFAVIVYLNNWIAVDSPRGYHNVVSEVWERFAASLLGFFLIGHAIIGFKGPMKWVLEHPVSQYMGRISYGLYLFHNFIFNVFHTQPTHFTVRAWRRLSDIMPFLHSSYFFQFSFYLALTVVLATISWFVIEKPINDLKDRFSY, via the coding sequence ATGCCAACGACTACATCTGTCCGATCTACCCTGAATCACTTTCGGCAGTTAGACGGCATCCGGTTTTTGGCCGTAGGTATGGTCTTATTCGATCACTGGATGGTTGGCCGGATAGATGGGCTGCCGTTGGGCGCGTTAGGCGTCACAATTTTCTTTGTGCTAAGCGGCTTTCTGATTACCCGGATTTTGCTGTCAAGTAAAGACAAATTAAGCAGCCAGCCCAATGGGGGGTTGGGGAAATACCTGAAAACGTTTTACATCCGACGAACCCTTCGGATTTTCCCGATCTACTACCTTACGCTGTTTATTCTTTATCTGATCAACGAGCCGCCCGTTCGCCGAACGATAGGCTGGCTGGCCCTTTATGGCACGAATATTTATATAGCCATCACCAAATCCTGGATGGGAACGGTAGATCATTTATGGTCACTGGCCGTTGAAGAGCAAGTTTATTTAATTTTCCCGTTGCTTCTCTTTTATGTCCCACGGCGGCTTGTACCCGTCACAGCGATCCTCATGATAATTGGCAGTATTGGCTTACGGTATGTAATGTATCGTAGCCGAATGCCCTGGTTTATCGAGTACGTATCGACACCCACGTGCCTTGATTCCTTCGGTTTAGGCGCTATTATGGCTTACGGTTGGCTTTACCGACGGGAATGGCTCGTTCGTATCTTCTCCCCGGCAACGGGCGTCTGGTTAAGTATTGCCTGCTTTGCGGTCATTGTATACCTGAACAACTGGATCGCCGTTGATTCGCCAAGGGGCTACCATAACGTAGTGTCTGAAGTATGGGAGCGATTTGCCGCATCTCTACTCGGGTTCTTCCTGATTGGTCATGCTATTATTGGGTTCAAAGGGCCAATGAAATGGGTACTCGAACACCCTGTGAGTCAATATATGGGGCGTATCAGCTATGGGCTGTATCTGTTTCACAACTTTATTTTTAACGTTTTTCACACGCAGCCAACGCATTTTACCGTACGCGCCTGGCGACGTCTGTCTGACATCATGCCATTCCTTCACAGTTCCTATTTCTTCCAGTTCTCATTTTATCTGGCATTGACCGTTGTATTGGCAACAATTTCCTGGTTTGTAATTGAAAAGCCGATCAATGACCTGAAAGATCGGTTTTCCTATTGA
- a CDS encoding protoporphyrinogen/coproporphyrinogen oxidase, with protein MKYKYVIIGSGPTGLGAAYRLKELGITDFIVLEKENRIGGLSKSFVDDKGFTWDVGGHVQFSHYKYFDELMLKALGEDGWLSHQRESWVWIENRFVPYPFQNNIKYLTPETMWKCLDGIIQNYKFPINQKPANFREWILATFGQGLADTFMFPYNFKVWAYPPEDMNAVLVGERVAITDLQRVTKNIIFDQDDFSWGPNSTFKFPKQGGTGGIWEAVGDLVGREYVKLNASVEKVNGPEKKVILASGEEIEYEYLMSTVPLDLFTQRVEGLDAETVQMAQGLKHSSTNVVGIGLKGKPKQSLETMCWMYFPEYNSPYYRVTVFSNYSPNNVPDSTQNWSLMTETSESSAKPVNRETLIDDTIRALIEDKLIESADDVVSTFHMAFDYGYPTPSVERDTILKAVLPKLEPFGIYSRGRFGAWKYEVSNQDHSLMQGVEWANRVAANVPELTLPFPDTANAMWGK; from the coding sequence ATGAAGTATAAATATGTCATCATTGGTTCCGGCCCAACGGGCCTTGGAGCAGCATACCGCCTGAAAGAATTAGGGATTACCGACTTCATCGTCTTAGAGAAAGAAAATCGAATTGGGGGCTTGTCGAAAAGTTTTGTCGACGACAAAGGATTTACCTGGGATGTTGGCGGCCATGTGCAGTTTTCGCACTATAAGTACTTCGATGAGCTGATGCTGAAAGCCCTCGGCGAAGATGGCTGGCTCAGCCACCAGCGGGAGTCGTGGGTATGGATTGAAAATCGCTTCGTGCCCTATCCATTTCAAAATAACATCAAATACCTGACGCCCGAAACGATGTGGAAATGCCTTGACGGTATTATCCAAAACTACAAATTTCCGATCAACCAAAAACCTGCGAATTTCCGGGAATGGATTCTGGCAACCTTCGGGCAGGGGCTGGCCGATACATTTATGTTCCCGTATAACTTCAAAGTGTGGGCTTACCCGCCAGAAGATATGAACGCCGTATTGGTTGGCGAACGGGTAGCCATTACCGATCTTCAACGGGTTACGAAAAATATCATCTTCGACCAGGACGATTTTTCATGGGGGCCAAACAGCACCTTTAAGTTCCCCAAACAGGGGGGTACGGGTGGTATTTGGGAAGCCGTTGGTGACCTTGTTGGTCGGGAATACGTAAAACTGAATGCTTCGGTCGAAAAAGTTAATGGACCGGAAAAGAAGGTAATTCTGGCCAGTGGCGAAGAAATCGAGTACGAATACCTGATGAGTACGGTTCCACTCGATCTGTTCACCCAACGGGTAGAAGGTCTTGACGCTGAAACCGTGCAAATGGCTCAGGGACTTAAGCATTCGTCTACAAACGTGGTTGGGATTGGCTTGAAAGGTAAACCCAAGCAAAGCCTCGAAACCATGTGCTGGATGTATTTCCCGGAATACAACAGCCCCTATTATCGGGTAACGGTTTTCTCGAACTATAGTCCTAACAACGTGCCGGACAGTACGCAAAACTGGTCGCTAATGACCGAAACGAGTGAATCGTCAGCCAAACCGGTTAATCGCGAAACGCTGATCGATGATACCATTCGGGCGCTTATTGAAGATAAGCTCATTGAGTCAGCCGACGACGTTGTTTCGACATTTCATATGGCGTTTGACTATGGCTACCCAACGCCATCGGTTGAGCGCGACACTATTCTAAAAGCAGTTCTGCCTAAGTTAGAGCCCTTTGGTATTTATTCACGGGGTCGGTTTGGGGCCTGGAAATACGAGGTTAGCAACCAGGACCACTCCCTTATGCAGGGCGTTGAATGGGCAAATCGGGTAGCTGCAAATGTTCCTGAACTAACGTTGCCGTTCCCCGATACCGCCAACGCGATGTGGGGGAAATAA
- a CDS encoding glycosyltransferase family 39 protein produces MPHSLTTNRMMNDNRSGLFAQLSSPRLLLFLILVLALGLRLYKSSIHGLYLDEKFTLINTAGVALEGFNQHDVFFTPGKTYFTPKEFWKEKHLYDYIRSIMQTDIGNSPSHYALLWVWVELFGNSDLSIRMPSILFSTLIVGLVFMMVKRYLRSEPLALLCAFLAAIEPFFIAYSHMARNYCMTIFLTMLGSYLFLRILDRREEGKQPIGLYVAYGLSFALATLGHYLSVTIFMCHGLYLILYNRNLKTYIGLGLSTIGGAVSLVIPWFVFGGGKYTFQTLAYQAKLYGGLAYTNPYNNGFNIILPATISNVTKKSIPLWADLMLFTNGLSSETLAFRNMIIALAFGCIAVFIVHQFGRGRSVPVWVSVVIPVLLVAGFALYTILSARLIVTAALPLFYYLLYQSFKSYKNRSDRRFLFLLALMTVFPTLFIIGIAFRNDHTYGLMQRYSGFSFPYAVILGGLTIRQVFRQPTYLRVTLVAVLLLQSVYLVDLLYRIYEDQAPKYTYYGRYRIANPYNTAADRIKQLYAPGDTVLYPSARTAPRDEIENTYTRHSIIDAQYTNLYLPKDATYYQRMDTTQTDRIILVKGKSGQRITIFNFEGTKYRY; encoded by the coding sequence ATGCCGCATTCACTCACCACAAACCGCATGATGAACGATAACCGTTCTGGTTTATTTGCCCAGTTAAGTTCTCCACGCTTACTGTTATTTCTAATTCTGGTTCTTGCCCTTGGCCTTCGACTCTACAAATCAAGTATTCATGGGCTTTACCTGGATGAGAAATTTACTCTGATCAATACGGCGGGGGTAGCATTGGAAGGATTCAATCAGCACGATGTGTTCTTTACTCCCGGCAAGACGTACTTTACCCCCAAAGAATTCTGGAAAGAGAAACACCTTTACGATTACATACGGTCTATTATGCAGACCGATATTGGCAACAGTCCATCGCACTATGCCTTGCTTTGGGTTTGGGTTGAACTGTTTGGCAACAGCGACCTTTCCATCCGAATGCCATCTATTCTGTTCAGTACGCTTATTGTAGGTCTGGTTTTCATGATGGTGAAGCGGTATTTGCGATCAGAGCCACTCGCCTTGCTCTGCGCTTTTCTGGCGGCTATCGAACCGTTTTTTATTGCTTACAGTCACATGGCACGCAATTACTGCATGACCATTTTTTTGACAATGCTGGGCTCATACCTTTTTCTGCGTATCCTTGACCGACGTGAAGAGGGGAAACAACCCATCGGCTTGTATGTTGCTTATGGTCTGTCATTTGCCCTTGCCACACTGGGCCACTACTTGTCGGTCACCATTTTCATGTGTCATGGTCTCTACCTGATTTTGTACAACAGGAACCTGAAAACATACATTGGGTTGGGATTAAGTACTATTGGGGGAGCGGTTTCACTGGTTATTCCCTGGTTTGTCTTTGGCGGAGGCAAGTATACGTTCCAAACATTAGCTTACCAGGCCAAACTCTACGGGGGCCTTGCCTACACGAATCCGTATAATAATGGTTTCAACATCATTTTACCGGCTACTATTTCCAACGTCACCAAGAAGTCGATACCCCTTTGGGCTGATTTGATGCTGTTTACCAATGGTCTATCGTCCGAAACGCTGGCCTTCCGGAACATGATCATTGCGTTAGCGTTTGGTTGTATTGCCGTATTCATTGTTCACCAGTTTGGTCGGGGAAGGTCGGTGCCCGTTTGGGTTAGCGTTGTTATACCCGTGCTGCTGGTTGCTGGCTTTGCGTTGTACACTATTTTATCGGCCCGCCTGATTGTCACGGCTGCCTTACCCCTATTCTACTATTTGCTTTATCAGTCGTTCAAAAGCTATAAAAACCGGTCAGATCGGCGATTCCTGTTTCTGCTGGCGTTGATGACTGTTTTTCCAACCCTGTTTATCATTGGTATTGCGTTTCGTAATGACCACACCTACGGCCTTATGCAGCGGTACTCCGGCTTTTCCTTTCCGTACGCAGTGATTCTTGGCGGCCTGACTATTCGGCAGGTATTTCGACAACCTACCTACCTTCGGGTAACGCTGGTGGCGGTATTGTTGCTTCAGAGTGTTTATCTTGTCGATTTACTATACCGCATTTACGAAGATCAGGCACCTAAATACACGTATTATGGTCGCTATCGTATTGCAAATCCATACAATACGGCAGCGGATCGTATCAAACAGCTATATGCCCCCGGCGATACAGTTCTGTACCCATCAGCACGGACAGCCCCGCGCGATGAGATTGAAAACACCTATACCCGCCATTCAATTATTGATGCACAATACACGAATCTGTATCTACCCAAAGACGCGACTTACTATCAGCGAATGGATACGACTCAGACCGACCGAATCATCTTGGTAAAAGGGAAATCGGGTCAGCGGATTACGATCTTTAACTTCGAAGGCACCAAATACCGGTACTAA